The Apostichopus japonicus isolate 1M-3 chromosome 20, ASM3797524v1, whole genome shotgun sequence nucleotide sequence CAGATTTACatatgtaatgtacagtagtaacCTGTACTGGCTAgcacaactctgtaactagaagAAGGCTACAAACTTGACtaaaagcaataaaataatatttaaaaaatgataaaggGTTATTTTCAGGAATGTAGTTCAGGGTAACTAATAATACACATCCAGCCTTGTTGCATATTAAGTTGGAACTATGGTTGTATGTTTCTAATTCTTTGTGTAAAGTTATTGACTGACTAGGCCAAAGTGAACCATCAGCAACTTAGATGTTTGCCAGTGCAAGATGTATACAAACAATAGGCTAACGAGCTTAAGAAAACGACCCCGGAGTCAACAGCAGAAATACTGCGTTGGTGAAAAGAGGCGAATCTATACTTTGTCATGACATGTTACTTCTCGAACTAACATCAGCAAGTATTGAAACAAGATGATGTTGAAATACATCTTTAAACGGCATCTCAAGAAAAGACTTGTTTTAATCATCTTAAGCTTAGGGACCATTTCCACGATGTTTTGGATTCTGTTCGAAGTCCTATCACTGTCGACATCGGATAAAGCAGAACCAGGTATCATCATGTACCGTAACGTactaaacagtcatatttttaGTTTCGTTGTCCTTTTCTGATGATTGCTTGTTTTCAGTAAATGAACAGGGTGTATAAAATCATTATCCGAATTATGCACTCTAACTTGTTAGGCCTAAAACAGTAAAAAGTTAGTCTAGCTAAGATTGTCACTGTTGCAAAGATTTTAAAGATATCAATATCAGTTGAATTTGTCTGAATAAAATAATCAGCCAAAGCCATGTGCAAGTTATGAAAGCTAACACTCAGGAATTTTCTGATTATTTCAAAGTATAGATGGCAGATAGGCTAATCATGGGCCCTTTCTGTCCATCATTGTTTTTCCTTATTCTGGGCCTCTGGCTGTGTGAAATCTACACCAATTGCTTGTAATTCATTAGGAACTTCTTGCAGGAATTGCAGCGTTTCCAGCTGTTTTTCAGTTTTTATCCTCTTCTTGTTTAAGCATCTAAGAGAATTTGAGATATGATAATGTCCAGGTTTTTTGGGGATCAAGACaagattttgaaataaatatggataattaagaaagaaaagattgTTCATTTACTTCCCTCCAAAATAGCTATGTAATTGCTGGAATTGATTTCTTTTAGTCTGAATGTTAgttcatattttcaacattttctttcCTGCCTCTTTTTTGCTTGCAAGATATCTTTCTAAGAAAAGAGAAGCTAGATTTTGCTAACATACCAAAGATTCCACAGACAAATATTGCGAGACAAAAGTTCAACGTTCATCAAAACCTCTCTGTAGGAAGACCGCAGACCACTATTGACATTTGGAGTACAGTTGGACTAGGTACAGTATGATTAGTATGGTAtctttaatttgaaaaaaaaagtaaagtcTTTTTGAGAGACAGTTTAGTTTAGTGTAGTTGTGTGAACCTGGGGGGTTTAAACCCTCACAGATGCTTACTTTAATTGTTATCTGTTTGTGTCAATCTTGAATGAACACTAGCTAATATCAAGTCTTTTTGTTCAAACTGTTTAGAGAGTGACAGAGCAAATGTGTTTTGGCGCCCTTTCTTGCTCCAGGGACCTCATAcattggcgtaggaaggtacttttgagtggggggcttaagactgatggccagcctggggaaggggtctatGGCTTCAgctgcaatttggtgcaatatagcacacttcaacacccactccattttgtaaataattttgcattttcacctggccttagatgcaatttggtgctccaaatgagatttttttctcatttggaaaggaaaaaggggttttctgacttgcgaagcgggggggggggcgtatccgcccccatatttttcactgggggggcttgcgccccccagccccccggttcctacgcccttgacctCATATGACAGACGAGAGTGTACCCTAGCATCTGACCTGAAAATGCTAAGAGAGGTGAAAGCACTGTGATTAACATCACTACAGTGTAGCTAGTTGGTTCAACATCATTACAAAGAGCAGAGCTAAACCTCACTCTGCAATTCACAAGTATACCAGAAATGTCTTATTTATTACAGACTTTGTTCCACACCCATGCGCAGGTGTGAATTTCAAGTAGATCATGGTAATCTGGTTTCTGGTGGGTTAACACTGACTATCGCACCACCCTTTCACCTTTAACTACAGTAGTAACATTTGATGAAAAGCCCCTTCATTACATTTAAGTGGTTTGAATAGTTCATCATAAAGGTCATATTTGAACATACCTAGAGCTGTCAAAAGGGATGGATATGGAATTTTCTATtgattttcttcatatttagGTGACTATACATGGGAACATATACTAGGAGGTGACAGCATGCATGTAACAGATGAACCAGCCAAATTAATCCATGGTGATATATTGTTCAAGTAAGTTGGTCAGTCATGAGAAAGTTGAGAATTTGAATTGGGAATTTGATAAACTATAGAGATAGTGCAGATTAATGCTTGCTCTCCTTATGGAAGTATTTTCCATATTTCAAATTAAACCTGTCTGCAAGTCCTTTAATAATATGAGCTGAAATGGTAAAGTTCTAGGCTACCTTAAAATGGTTGTTCCATAAACATTTTCGTAAATTACCCACACACCTCAGGTAATCATTTATCCTGTATGGCATAGCAAAATACTGCTTTGCAAAATGGGTCAAATTGCTAAACAAGTCCAAAGATGTATAAGAGATTTTTACACAGTTAAAATAGTATTTTACAAGGCAAAAGCTTCAGAGCCttgaaaaatgcaaaatttgaatagtAAATAATTACCTGCActacttttcaaaacaaaatcaatcatTGTTGATGATGTGAACTTGTTGGCAATTAAGAGCAATTTAAATCTCCATGTGATATTGTCAGGACAAGAACCACCTTTAAATGAGCTTGGCTTGCTAGTGTTAAATGAATCTTTAATGCCATTTATATATAACACTGGTATCGTCTCCATATCCAGAGTAAAACCTGCTTCTCTCGCAATTATCCAGGTATCATGGTGAAGATAATAGCTTTGATGATGTTTCACTGGATTCTGCTTACGTCCTGTTAGTATTAAACGGTCGTGCTGAGGAGAGGTTGCCATACACAAGGATGTGGTTAGAGAAGTTAACCTCGTTGACTCACCTTCGTGCTGCTTTCTTGATGTTGATCGGAAACGAAGAATGTAACAATGAATGGCTGTTACAATACTTAAAGAACAATGGTGGTCTTCTACAAAAGGTCTTTATTACATATGATACTCCCATCGTAGACAACAGACAAATACTGCAGTGGCCACTGGGAAGTGCAACGTAAGTGTTCTTTCCTATGACTCAATCTCAAGGTGCTGAGTGTGGACAGAATTAAAGATGTTCTTTTAAGGTGAAAATTCTGTTTTATGGTCAAGGAAACTGTACTCTTAAGAGGGTTGGGGCAAAATGGGGTAAAAGACTATACAAACCCAACCCTCGTCACTCTTCTCCCCAAGTTTCAGGTTGGGTGCACCTTCCTGGATGATGAATATACTGAATAAACAGATATGTAATGAAATGCTGAAAATGAGTTTGCTGTTAAGTTGACTTATAAGGAGACAAAGCAGGTTAAAAGAAACGGCCATATAGGGAGAGCAAAAGGCCACCAAGTGCGCAAGTTTGTCGACTTTAAGAAGATTAAACAATCTTAAACATcacaacttttttctttttaaagaaaGTTAAGAAACTTTGGAAGTAAAcagtaaattttcaaaattgtaattgtttttttttcatgattagAAATATACATTTTACTAGTCAAACTAAgtaatttcaatttttactGGATGTTTGACATTGCATGGtatcaaaatgtaaacaaactcaAATGCAAAAGGCATATAGGAACATTATGAATCAAGTTTTTATCATATCAGTATGATATCACTGAGGAACAAAAGAATCCTTGTTTCCAACTCTGTGCTTTTGAAATTTGAAGCTGTCTTTGTGTTTCACACACTCAttgaagggtgtgaagactcgcgcacaaagaaacatctcatgccggtaatctgacctagtttcgaatgaggtgtaacagaagtgttagacaccaccatcgatcccagaaaatacacacacagcttgctaccgttggtaattagacactagtgtacagtcaatagatacagctatggtcaatactcaatacccacaacacagtgtacatatagcagcgattctcaggtctagataaaagataacaaggtatcacgttttatgactgtctgcattttgtagcgacaagaaaaaaacttcacttgcaagcaaaggATAGTTAACTTTTCCAGAGCGCGGCAcggggtttggggcgagtcttcaatgcctttaacaccAATTTCA carries:
- the LOC139962160 gene encoding ribitol-5-phosphate xylosyltransferase 1-like, with amino-acid sequence MMLKYIFKRHLKKRLVLIILSLGTISTMFWILFEVLSLSTSDKAEPDIFLRKEKLDFANIPKIPQTNIARQKFNVHQNLSVGRPQTTIDIWSTVGLGDYTWEHILGGDSMHVTDEPAKLIHGDILFKYHGEDNSFDDVSLDSAYVLLVLNGRAEERLPYTRMWLEKLTSLTHLRAAFLMLIGNEECNNEWLLQYLKNNGGLLQKVFITYDTPIVDNRQILQWPLGSATYRGFPLEDQSMLLSADSRQYRCNFLGTTYPGSSREYLVRIIETSHLKDYCYVKTRQLWEAEETKESMEEYIQILQQSDLTLSPIGKNIECYRIYEAAAMGSVPVIEDVRTSDRCSDRTLRVLKDRNAPFIYVKDWSELPEIIRKEMKLTPEMIIERRKNLIEWYRRFKEDLRQLFFNELEKSL